The Desulfotignum phosphitoxidans DSM 13687 genomic sequence CCCGGACCATGGGAGCAATCCCGTTTTTCTCATAATAGTCCTGGAGCACTTTTACCAGCTGCCAGTGCTCATCGGTCATTTCCTCAATCCCTTCCTGGGTTTTCACATACTCCACCCATTCTTCTGAATAGGAATTGTAGTCAAGAAGGAACCCATCCTCATCTACTTCAAATGTTTTCCCGTTAAATTCAATTGTTGCCATGTAAACTTTCCTCCTGTAAATTGTTTTTTTCTATCACATTAAGACATATCCTGTCTTGGCTTCTTAAGGTCAGCCTCGATAATTGAAAACTAAACATATCTCAGCGACCTGTCCTTGTCAATAAAGAATCATATTGAAACATAAAAAATTAAACGCCAACTCCTTTGAATTTAATATTCTTTCGGAGTCTGGTTGATCTCTTCCAGTGTAAACACCGGTCCGTCTTTGCACACCAGTTCCTTGCCGATATTGCAGCGTCCGCACATACCGATGCCGCACTTCATCCGGTTTTCCAGAGACATGATAATCTGATGGGGCTGATACCCCAACTTGGTCAATGCCGGCTGGGTGAACTTGATCATGATAGGCGGTCCGCACACAATGGCGTAGGTGTCTTCATCGGCAACCGGTGCATTGTCCTCCACTACCTGGGGCACAAACCCGGTATGGTACTTCCAGTCGGGATCATCCGTACCATCCACGGTGATGTGCATGTTGATGTCATCGCGTTTTTCCCAGTCAAACAGTTCCTCCCGGTATAACAGCATGCCGGGAGAACGGGCCCCGTAGACCACATCAATGTTTTTGAATTTTTTCCGGTTGGCCGGATCCAGCATATAGACAATGGAGGACCGCAGCGTGGTGAAGGCAAATCCGCCGCCGATGATGACCACATTTTTGTTTTCCAGTTTGTCCCAGGGATACCAGTTGCCCAGAGGTCCTCTGATGCCCATGAGATCCCCTTTCTTCATGTTGTGAAGATGGGTGGTGACCACACCGGTCCGGAAGACCGTGAATTTGACAAATCCCTTTTCCACCGGAGATGAGGCAATGCCGATGGGAATTTCACCCACGCCGGGGATGGACAGTTCAGCAAACTGGCCGGCTTTATAGGCAAACTTTTCTTCATCTTCCGGGTTTACAAATACAAAAGTAAACGTTTTAAGGGATTTATCTTCCGTTGCCACTTCAATATCATCAATGCGAACCGGATACGGCAAATAGGGGTTTTCCATGTGAATTCTCCTTGATGTTCGCTATTTGGTTGTCTCGTAATCGTTCATCCGGTTGCACACCTCCCGGATATCGATGTTCACCGGGCAGGAAGCCACACACCGTCCGCATCCCACGCACATGATTCCCTGGTCATACTTGTCCAGAAAATACTTGAGCTTGTGCATGAACCGCTGTCTGACCCGCTGGACCTTGGTGCCTCTGGGGTTGTGGCCGGAGGCGTGATGGGTGAACAACGAAGACATACAGGTGTCCCAGTTGCGGAACCGCACGGCCGTGTTGTGCCGGGTCTCGTCCTGAATGTCGAAACACCAGCAGGTGGGGCAGACATAGGTACAGGTCCCGCAGTTGATGCAGGAAAATGCCACCTCATCCCAGAAAGGCGCGTCATACAGATCCAGAATGGTTTTTTGGGCCAGCTTGTCCGTATTGACATCCGCCTGGATCTGTTTTTCCGCTTCTTTTTTCAGGACATCGAAAAGGACCTGGCTTTCTTTGGGGTCTGCCGCCGTAGCGAATCCACAGGCTGCGGCCCATTTTTCGCCTTTTTCCGTCAAAATCTTGGCCAGATATTTGTCATCCATATCTGCCATGAGTACGTCCAGGCCTTCTTCACTGAACGGTCCGCTTCCCACGGCCGTTGAAAAATCACACGGCCCGGGACGGGTCACGCCCAACCCCACA encodes the following:
- a CDS encoding TusE/DsrC/DsvC family sulfur relay protein; its protein translation is MATIEFNGKTFEVDEDGFLLDYNSYSEEWVEYVKTQEGIEEMTDEHWQLVKVLQDYYEKNGIAPMVRVLSKLTKFKLKHIYELFPSGPGKGACKMAGLPKPTGCV
- a CDS encoding FAD/NAD(P)-binding protein is translated as MENPYLPYPVRIDDIEVATEDKSLKTFTFVFVNPEDEEKFAYKAGQFAELSIPGVGEIPIGIASSPVEKGFVKFTVFRTGVVTTHLHNMKKGDLMGIRGPLGNWYPWDKLENKNVVIIGGGFAFTTLRSSIVYMLDPANRKKFKNIDVVYGARSPGMLLYREELFDWEKRDDINMHITVDGTDDPDWKYHTGFVPQVVEDNAPVADEDTYAIVCGPPIMIKFTQPALTKLGYQPHQIIMSLENRMKCGIGMCGRCNIGKELVCKDGPVFTLEEINQTPKEY
- a CDS encoding 4Fe-4S dicluster domain-containing protein codes for the protein MNFITIDKKDWAPGVDQSRKTYRVYGPVEDKNGCQIKPLAPDMQPKMDAPVTVMSAKSVLFPQTEKILTATLDESKEDHHVMKPVETDDMPRVVLGIRPYDAKAVHLVKLNFDNPDYKDPYWCAAYDATTFVGLGVTRPGPCDFSTAVGSGPFSEEGLDVLMADMDDKYLAKILTEKGEKWAAACGFATAADPKESQVLFDVLKKEAEKQIQADVNTDKLAQKTILDLYDAPFWDEVAFSCINCGTCTYVCPTCWCFDIQDETRHNTAVRFRNWDTCMSSLFTHHASGHNPRGTKVQRVRQRFMHKLKYFLDKYDQGIMCVGCGRCVASCPVNIDIREVCNRMNDYETTK